From Salvia splendens isolate huo1 chromosome 16, SspV2, whole genome shotgun sequence, a single genomic window includes:
- the LOC121769877 gene encoding TPR repeat-containing thioredoxin TTL1-like gives MSAKTKPELGLESLSDRLRNTLSYAEADCAAADDVNKPDFRELDLGSPVSPLRTRLTTTTSSSSSSSGSVSGRNSSGFNPNPPRKPDSNPNSNSHSGELSVESSPSANRSFKPAHTRSDSAGSLTAAGSVTSPASNVLPTGNICPSGRILKTGMTSRSAKTDVLGSGSVNYGHGSIMRGGLASKPALDASPPVYSRGLMVGGEPVKRAAVSGGSDPEEVKRMGNESYRMGNFAEALSLYDKAIALSLGNAAYHFNRAAALMGLRRLVEAARECEHAIGLDPGYVRAHHRLGSLLLSLGHIENARKHICFSGHQPDSAEKQKLQAVEKHMSKCTAARRGGDWRSTLREVEAAIASGADSSPQLCACRAEALLKLHQLDDAFLASPSIHNSAPSTHLHSQSKIFGMLFEAYLYFVRSQIELAKGRFEGAVTTSEKAGRIDPHNVEIAVLLSSVRQVGRARARGNDLFKSERFTEACSAYGEGLRHDPSNSVLYCNRAACWFKLGMWERSVNDCNQALCIQPSYIKALLRRAASNSKLELWSEAVRDYEVLRRELPDDKEVAESLFHAHVALKKSRGEEVHNMKFGGEVESVSGLEQFRAAVSSPGASVVHFKTGSSTECKQISPFLDTLCARYPSINFLKVDIEESPSIAHAENVRIVPTFKIYKRGTRVKEVICPSPEVLESSVRHYNI, from the exons ATGTCGGCCAAAACCAAACCGGAATTAGGGCTCGAATCGCTCTCCGATCGCCTCAGAAACACCCTCTCCTACGCCGAAGCCGATTGCGCCGCCGCCGATGACGTCAACAAGCCGGACTTCCGCGAACTTGATCTCGGCTCGCCGGTCTCCCCCCTCCGAACCCGGCTAACCACCACCACGAGCAGTAGCTCCAGCTCCTCCGGATCCGTTTCGGGCCGGAATTCATCCGGCTTCAACCCGAATCCGCCCCGAAAACCCGATTCAAACCCTAACAGTAACAGCCATTCCGGCGAGCTTTCCGTCGAGAGCTCTCCTTCCGCGAACCGGAGCTTTAAACCGGCTCATACCCGTTCCGATTCGGCCGGTTCACTGACCGCTGCCGGTTCAGTAACCTCGCCCGCCTCAAATGTGCTTCCCACCGGCAACATTTGCCCTTCCGGTCGGATATTGAAAACCGGCATGACCAGCCGGTCAGCGAAAACCGACGTTTTGGGGTCCGGCTCAGTGAATTACGGCCACGGGAGCATAATGCGGGGCGGTCTAGCATCTAAACCGGCGTTGGACGCCTCCCCGCCGGTTTACTCGAGGGGGCTGATGGTGGGCGGTGAGCCGGTGAAGAGGGCTGCGGTTAGCGGCGGGAGTGATCCCGAGGAGGTGAAGAGGATGGGGAATGAGAGCTACAGAATGGGTAATTTCGCGGAGGCTTTGAGCCTTTATGACAAGGCCATCGCTTTGTCGCTAGGGAATGCTGCCTACCACTTTAACCGGGCGGCGGCGCTGATGGGGCTACGGCGGTTGGTGGAGGCGGCGAGGGAGTGTGAGCATGCTATTGGGCTGGATCCGGGTTATGTGAGGGCTCACCACCGCTTGGGATCTCTGCTTCTTAG CTTAGGTCATATTGAGAATGCGAGGAAGCATATTTGTTTTAGTGGGCATCAACCAGATTCTGCTGAGAAGCAGAAGTTACAGGCTGTAGAGAAGCACATGAGCAAGTGCACTGCTGCACGAAGAGGTGGCGATTGGAGAAGTACGTTGAGGGAAGTCGAAGCTGCCATTGCATCTGGAGCTGATTCTTCACCTCAG CTTTGCGCGTGTAGGGCAGAAGCTCTGCTGAAACTCCATCAGCTAGATGATGCATTTTTGGCGTCGCCAAGTATCCATAATTCTGCTCCATCTACCCATCTCCATTCCCAGTCAAAGATATTTGGGATGCTTTTTGAAGCATACCTGTATTTCGTAAGATCCCAAATCGAGTTGGCCAAGGGAAG GTTTGAAGGCGCTGTAACAACCAGTGAGAAGGCTGGACGGATAGATCCTCATAACGTTGAAATAGCAGTTCTACTTAGCAGTGTGAGGCAGGTGggacgtgctcgtgctcgtggaaaTGATTTATTCAAATCAGAAAGGTTCACCGAGGCCTGCTCAGCTTATGGGGAAGGCCTCAGACATGATCCTTCGAATTCTGTTCTCTACTGCAATAGAGCGGCTTGTTGGTTTAAGCTTGGCATGTGGGAACGTTCAGTCAACGATTGTAATCAAGCCCTCTGTATCCAACCCAGTTACATCAAAGCTCTGCTTCGGAGGGCTGCCTCAAACAGCAAG CTCGAGCTGTGGAGTGAAGCTGTAAGAGATTATGAGGTGTTGAGACGGGAACTCCCAGACGACAAAGAGGTTGCGGAATCACTGTTCCACGCACATGTTGCTTTGAAGAAGTCACGGGGAGAAGAGgtacataacatgaaatttgGTGGGGAAGTGGAGTCTGTTTCAGGTCTTGAGCAGTTCCGAGCTGCTGTTTCATCACCTG GTGCATCCGTGGTCCATTTCAAGACGGGCTCCAGCACAGAATGTAAGCAGATATCTCCGTTTCTGGACACATTATGTGCCAGATATCCGTCTATCAATTTTCTCAAG GTGGACATTGAAGAGAGCCCTTCAATTGCTCATGCTGAGAACGTCAGAATTGTGCCAACGTTCAAGATCTACAAAAGGGGCACGCGAGTGAAGGAAGTGATCTGCCCGAGCCCCGAGGTCTTGGAGTCATCGGTGAGGCATTACAACATATAA
- the LOC121771271 gene encoding anther-specific protein LAT52-like: MAKAGCLVAVLCILAFATVARSYEVFKVEGDVYCDPCRVQFQTPLSTKLSGAGIKVECRNIETKALTFLVNGTTDGQGHYVVEVVGDHEDDTCEVVAVTSADAACNVPMDDMTVSRIECTTNSGIQTEARYANPLGFMTKHASPQCLSVLQDLLIDQIDD, from the exons aTGGCAAAGGCCGGGTGTCTCGTCGCTGTGCTCTGCATTCTGGCCTTTGCGACCGTTGCTCGCAGCTACGAGGTCTTTAAAGTGGAAGGCGATGTCTACTGCGACCCATGCCGCGTCCAATTCCAGACTCCTCTCAGCACAAAGCTCTCAG GAGCCGGAATTAAAGTGGAATGCAGGAACATTGAGACAAAGGCGCTGACTTTCTTGGTCAACGGGACGACCGACGGGCAAGGCCACTACGTGGTAGAGGTTGTGGGCGACCACGAAGACGACACGTGTGAAGTGGTGGCTGTCACCAGCGCGGACGCTGCATGCAACGTGCCCATGGATGACATGACCGTGTCAAGGATCGAGTGCACTACCAACAGTGGGATCCAGACCGAGGCCCGCTACGCCAACCCCCTCGGCTTCATGACCAAGCATGCTTCTCCTCAATGCCTATCGGTGTTGCAAGATTTGTTGATCGACCAAATTGATGATTAA
- the LOC121770805 gene encoding phosphoenolpyruvate carboxylase-like: protein MATRNLEKMASIDAQLRLLVPGKVSEDDKLVEYDALLLDRFLDILQDLHGEDLKETVQECYELSAEYENKRDPKKLEELGNVLTSLDPGDSIVLAKAFSHMLSLANLAEEVQIAYRRRNKKKGDYTDENSATTESDIEETLKRLVVDLKKSPQEVFDALKNQTVDLVFTAHPTQSVRRSLLQKHGRIRNCLAQLYAKDITPDDKQELDEALQREIQAAFRTDEIRRTPPTPQDEMRAGMSYFHETIWKGVPKFLRRVDTALKNIGINERVPYNAPLIQFSSWMGGDRDGNPRVTPEVTRDVCLLARMMAANMYYSQIEDLMFELSMWRCNDELRARADELLTSSKRDAKHYIEFWKTIPPSEPYRVLLGDVRDKLYQTRERSRHLLAQGTSDIPEEATYTNVDQFLEPLELCYRSLCASGDRAIADGTLLDFLRQVSTFGLSLVKLDIRQESDRHTDVLDAITQHLEIGSYRDWSEERRQEWLLSELSSKRPLFGPDLPKTEEISDVLDTLNVLAELPSDCFGAYIISMATAASDVLAVELLQRECQVKHPLRVVPLFEKLDDLEAAPAAVARLFSIDWYKNRINGKQEVMIGYSDSGKDAGRLSAAWQLYKAQEQLVEVAKEHGVKLTMFHGRGGTVGRGGGPTHLAILSQPPDTINGSLRVTVQGEVIEQSFGEEHLCFRTLQRFTAATLEHGMRPPISPKPEWRTLLDEIAVIATEKYRSIVFQEPRFVEYFRLATPELEYGRMNIGSRPSKRKPSGGIESLRAIPWIFAWTQTRFHLPVWLGFGAGFKHAIEKDIRSLKTLQDMYNKWPFFRVQIDLVEMVFAKGDPGIAALYDKLLVSEDLWSFGERLRSGYTQTQTLLLQIAGHKDLLEGDLHLKQRLRLRDSYITTLNVAQAYTLKRIRDPHYHVKLRPHISKEYMESKPAAELVKLNPTSDYAPGLEDTLILTMKGIAAGLQNTG, encoded by the exons ATGGCTACGAGGAATTTGGAGAAGATGGCATCAATTGATGCCCAGCTGCGTCTTTTGGTTCCGGGAAAAGTGTCTGAGGATGATAAACTTGTTGAGTATGATGCTCTGCTTTTGGATCGGTTTCTCGATATTCTTCAGGATTTGCATGGAGAGGATCTCAAGGAAACG GTGCAAGAATGCTATGAGCTTTCTGCAGAGTACGAGAACAAACGTGATCCAAAGAAGCTCGAAGAGCTAGGGAATGTGCTGACAAGTTTGGATCCTGGCGATTCGATTGTTTTGGCGAAAGCCTTCTCTCACATGCTTAGCTTGGCCAACTTGGCTGAGGAGGTTCAGATTGCTTACCGCAGGCGGAACAAGAAGAAGGGAGATTACACCGATGAGAACTCCGCCACCACTGAGTCAGACATCGAAGAGACTCTCAAGAGACTTGTGGTTGACTTGAAGAAGTCTCCTCAAGAAGTTTTCGATGCACTGAAGAATCAGACAGTAGATCTGGTCTTCACGGCTCATCCTACTCAGTCTGTGCGAAGGTCGCTGCTTCAGAAGCACGGCAG GATTCGGAATTGCTTAGCTCAGTTATACGCCAAAGACATTACTCCAGATGATAAACAGGAGCTTGATGAGGCACTACAAAGAGAG ATTCAAGCTGCTTTCCGAACTGATGAGATCCGAAGGACTCCCCCTACTCCCCAAGATGAAATGAGGGCAGGGATGAGTTACTTTCATGAAACAATCTGGAAAGGTGTACCTAAATTTCTGCGCCGTGTTGATACAGCCCTTAAGAACATTGGGATCAATGAACGTGTTCCTTACAATGCCCCTCTGATTCAGTTCTCCTCCTGGATGGGTGGAGACCGTGATG GAAACCCGAGAGTAACTCCTGAGGTCACTAGGGATGTTTGCCTTCTGGCAAGAATGATGGCTGCTAACATGTACTATTCACAGATAGAGGACCTCATGTTTGAG TTGTCCATGTGGCGTTGCAATGATGAGCTTCGTGCTAGGGCTGATGAACTCCTAACATCTTCAAAGAGAGATGCCAAGCATTACATAG AGTTCTGGAAAACAATCCCCCCAAGTGAGCCCTACCGTGTCCTTCTTGGTGACGTAAGGGATAAGCTCTACCAGACACGTGAGCGTTCTCGTCATTTGCTCGCTCAAGGAACCTCTGATATCCCAGAAGAGGCAACTTACACCAATGTGGACCAG TTCTTGGAGCCACTTGAGCTCTGCTACAGATCTCTTTGTGCTAGCGGTGATCGAGCAATTGCTGATGGTACCCTTCTTGATTTTCTAAGGCAAGTTTCGACTTTTGGCCTGTCGTTGGTGAAACTAGATATAAGGCAAGAATCGGACAGGCACACTGATGTGCTGGATGCGATTACCCAGCATTTGGAAATAGGTTCATACAGAGACTGGTCAGAAGAGCGTCGTCAAGAATGGCTTCTGTCTGAACTCAGCAGCAAAAGGCCCCTTTTTGGTCCAGATCTACCCAAAACAGAAGAGATTTCTGATGTTCTAGACACGTTAAATGTCTTGGCCGAACTGCCGTCTGACTGCTTTGGTGCCTACATTATCTCCATGGCCACAGCAGCCTCCGATGTTCTAGCAGTCGAGCTTCTACAGCGTGAATGCCAAGTGAAGCATCCTCTGAGGGTCGTCCCACTTTTTGAGAAACTGGATGATCTTGAAGCCGCACCAGCTGCTGTTGCACGGCTTTTCTCGATTGATTGGTACAAAAACAGAATCAACGGTAAGCAAGAAGTCATGATTGGGTATTCGGACTCTGGTAAAGACGCTGGTCGTTTATCAGCGGCCTGGCAATTGTACAAGGCTCAGGAGCAGCTCGTTGAAGTTGCAAAGGAACACGGAGTGAAACTGACTATGTTCCACGGTCGAGGAGGGACTGTGGGAAGAGGAGGCGGCCCTACTCACCTTGCTATATTGTCCCAACCACCAGACACGATCAACGGATCTCTTCGTGTCACAGTTCAGGGAGAAGTCATTGAGCAATCATTTGGCGAGGAGCATTTGTGCTTCAGAACCCTCCAGCGTTTTACTGCTGCTACGTTGGAACACGGTATGCGTCCCCCCATCTCCCCCAAACCTGAATGGCGGACACTTCTGGATGAGATTGCCGTGATTGCTACTGAGAAGTACAGATCAATTGTCTTCCAAGAACCTCGTTTCGTTGAGTACTTTCGCCTG GCAACACCGGAGCTAGAATATGGTCGGATGAACATTGGGAGTCGTCCATCCAAGAGGAAACCGAGTGGAGGGATAGAATCACTGAGAGCTATCCCTTGGATTTTCGCATGGACTCAGACCCGATTCCATCTGCCCGTTTGGCTAGGCTTTGGAGCAGGATTCAAACACGCGATAGAGAAGGACATACGAAGCCTCAAAACGCTGCAAGACATGTACAACAAATGGCCCTTCTTCAGAGTCCAAATCGACTTGGTTGAAATGGTTTTCGCCAAGGGAGACCCTGGCATTGCTGCCTTGTACGACAAGCTCCTCGTCTCGGAAGACCTGTGGTCGTTCGGTGAGCGACTGAGGTCCGGCTATACGCAAACACAGACCCTTCTCCTCCAG ATTGCTGGACACAAGGATCTTCTCGAAGGAGACCTGCACTTGAAGCAGCGGCTTCGTCTCCGTGACTCCTACATCACAACGCTAAACGTGGCCCAGGCGTACACACTGAAGCGAATCCGCGACCCACACTACCATGTGAAGCTGAGGCCACATATCTCCAAGGAGTACATGGAATCGAAACCTGCTGCCGAACTCGTGAAGCTGAACCCCACAAGCGACTACGCCCCGGGACTCGAAGACACCCTCATCTTGACCATGAAAGGCATTGCTGCTGGACTGCAGAACACCGGTTAA
- the LOC121770806 gene encoding protein LIGHT-DEPENDENT SHORT HYPOCOTYLS 10-like, which translates to MSNSGRVEGSSSAVTTAAPPLSRYESQKRRDWNTFGQYLRNQRPPLSVPDCNYGHVLEFMRYLDQFGKTKVHMQGCVFFGQPEPAGPCTCPLRQAWGSLDALIGRLRAAYEENGGAQETNPFANGAIRVYLREVRDSQAKARGIPYRKKKKRKKTSETVTSTFHPMQHSEV; encoded by the coding sequence ATGTCTAATAGTGGGAGAGTAGAAGGCTCTTCATCCGCTGTGACGACCGCCGCACCGCCTCTAAGCCGATACGAGTCCCAGAAGCGTCGCGACTGGAACACGTTCGGCCAGTACCTGCGGAACCAGCGTCCGCCCTTGTCCGTGCCCGATTGCAACTACGGACACGTCTTGGAGTTCATGCGCTACCTCGACCAGTTCGGGAAGACGAAGGTGCACATGCAAGGGTGCGTGTTTTTCGGGCAGCCAGAGCCGGCGGGGCCCTGCACCTGCCCACTCAGGCAGGCGTGGGGCAGCCTGGATGCCCTCATAGGCCGCCTCAGGGCGGCCTATGAGGAGAACGGAGGTGCCCAGGAGACCAATCCGTTCGCCAATGGGGCGATACGGGTCTACCTCCGGGAGGTCAGGGATTCCCAGGCCAAGGCGCGGGGAATCCCATatcggaagaagaagaagaggaagaagactaGTGAAACAGTCACCTCCACTTTTCACCCTATGCAGCATTCTGAGGTCTGA
- the LOC121772444 gene encoding polynucleotide 3'-phosphatase ZDP-like isoform X2 — translation MQSPVSPLSSDQEAVKKLVIEGAQAVEASKVDEDDDEPDQGKSKKPKLLTSEEGTKLQLEIAVSASDIKEKYKDSTLLPKWKAFQTVIFLERDDGLHDSSKIAAFDFDGCLAKTSVKRVGADAWSLMYPSIPEKLQNLYSVGYKLVIFTNESNIERWKNKRQAAVDSKIGRLNSFIELVKVPIQVFIACGVSSSQSEDPFRKPKPGMWKIMEKEFNSSLPIDMEQSFYVGDAAGRAGDHSDADKKFAQAVGLKFYVPEDYFVTD, via the exons ATGCAATCACCGGTTTCTCCTCTCTCAAG TGATCAGGAGGCTGTGAAGAAATTAGTAATTGAAGGGGCACAGGCTGTTGAG GCCAGTAAAGTtgatgaggatgatgatgaaCCAGATCAAGGAAAGTCGAAGAAGCCAAAG TTGCTTACATCCGAGGAAGGGACAAAGCTCCAGCTGGAAATAGCCGTATCAGCTTCTGATATCAAAGAGAAGTATAAG GATTCTACATTGTTGCCTAAATGGAAGGCATTTCAGACAGTCATATTTCTTGAAAGG GATGATGGTCTTCATGATTCAAGTAAAATTGCAGCCTTTGATTTCGATGGTTGTCTTGCAAAGACATCTGTGAAAAG AGTAGGTGCAGATGCATGGTCCCTCATGTATCCTTCAATACCAGAGAAGCTCCAGAATCTGTATAGTGTTGGCTACAAGCTG gtTATATTTACCAATGAATCTAATATTGAGCGTTGGAAGAACAAGAGACAGGCTGCTGTAGATTCAAAAATTGGAAGACTTAATAGTTTCATTGAGCTTGTGAAGGTCCCCATTCAG GTTTTCATAGCTTGTGGAGTGAGTAGTAGTCAATCTGAGGATCCCTTTCGGAAACCAAAACCTGGGATGTGGAAGATTATGGAGAAAGAGTTCAATTCTAGTCTCCCGATTGACATGGAACA GTCTTTTTATGTTGGTGATGCGGCTGGAAGAGCAGGAGATCACAGTGATGCTGACAAAAAATTTGCACAG GCTGTTGGTCTAAAATTTTATGTTCCTGAAGATTACTTCGTCACAGATTAG
- the LOC121772444 gene encoding polynucleotide 3'-phosphatase ZDP-like isoform X1: MSPSSPSTASVKLVAEYAKSGRSSCKKCSKSIAASALRFGFVSKDPRGFDMTKWHHLNCVSFSASGFASSVDAITGFSSLKSSDQEAVKKLVIEGAQAVEASKVDEDDDEPDQGKSKKPKLLTSEEGTKLQLEIAVSASDIKEKYKDSTLLPKWKAFQTVIFLERDDGLHDSSKIAAFDFDGCLAKTSVKRVGADAWSLMYPSIPEKLQNLYSVGYKLVIFTNESNIERWKNKRQAAVDSKIGRLNSFIELVKVPIQVFIACGVSSSQSEDPFRKPKPGMWKIMEKEFNSSLPIDMEQSFYVGDAAGRAGDHSDADKKFAQAVGLKFYVPEDYFVTD, translated from the exons ATGTCGCCGTCATCGCCGTCAACAGCCTCCGTCAAATTGGTGGCGGAGTACGCCAAGTCCGGTCGGTCCTCGTGCAAGAAATGCTCGAAATCCATCGCTGCCAGCGCGCTGCGGTTTGGTTTCGTGAGCAAAGATCCCCGAGGATTCGACATGACCAAATGGCATCACCTGAATTGTGTTTCTTTCAGTGCTTCTGGTTTCGCTTCCTCCGTCGATGCAATCACCGGTTTCTCCTCTCTCAAG AGCAGTGATCAGGAGGCTGTGAAGAAATTAGTAATTGAAGGGGCACAGGCTGTTGAG GCCAGTAAAGTtgatgaggatgatgatgaaCCAGATCAAGGAAAGTCGAAGAAGCCAAAG TTGCTTACATCCGAGGAAGGGACAAAGCTCCAGCTGGAAATAGCCGTATCAGCTTCTGATATCAAAGAGAAGTATAAG GATTCTACATTGTTGCCTAAATGGAAGGCATTTCAGACAGTCATATTTCTTGAAAGG GATGATGGTCTTCATGATTCAAGTAAAATTGCAGCCTTTGATTTCGATGGTTGTCTTGCAAAGACATCTGTGAAAAG AGTAGGTGCAGATGCATGGTCCCTCATGTATCCTTCAATACCAGAGAAGCTCCAGAATCTGTATAGTGTTGGCTACAAGCTG gtTATATTTACCAATGAATCTAATATTGAGCGTTGGAAGAACAAGAGACAGGCTGCTGTAGATTCAAAAATTGGAAGACTTAATAGTTTCATTGAGCTTGTGAAGGTCCCCATTCAG GTTTTCATAGCTTGTGGAGTGAGTAGTAGTCAATCTGAGGATCCCTTTCGGAAACCAAAACCTGGGATGTGGAAGATTATGGAGAAAGAGTTCAATTCTAGTCTCCCGATTGACATGGAACA GTCTTTTTATGTTGGTGATGCGGCTGGAAGAGCAGGAGATCACAGTGATGCTGACAAAAAATTTGCACAG GCTGTTGGTCTAAAATTTTATGTTCCTGAAGATTACTTCGTCACAGATTAG